The sequence below is a genomic window from Lolium perenne isolate Kyuss_39 chromosome 4, Kyuss_2.0, whole genome shotgun sequence.
CTAGCAAGGATGGCTGGAATCGATCACTTCCAGATGGAAGCAACTTATAGAACACTAACAACCCAAGAGTACATATAGCCTGCAACTTCATGGAATCACCCTGGACCGCGAAGAAGAGCAACATTGCAGCAAGGAAGAAGATAACGCAGAACTGCATGATGCACAGCACCCTATCCATCAGCTTCCCATCATTGCCTGCAGGGAATCCTCTCACTCTGTACACGAACAGGAAATTGTACTTGTCCACAAGGTACCGGTAGCCAAAGTATACTGCACCGACTGGAACCACAAGCGGAGCGAACAGCGAGTAGATCATTGTGAGTGCAAATATTGTGATGTCGAACGCGTAGTACTGCGCAAAGTCAAATTTCTGCTTTGGCATGTGGAAGCTCCGGTTTATTGGGTACATGGAAAGATCATGCcctgcaataccattcagaaagtCGCTGTCGCTTCTCTCAGACATTAGAGGCGATATCAAACCATTTGTTTCTTCACCGTTCTGCATATACTGGCTCTCCTCGTTTTCTTCAGGCACCAACTGGATCATGTCATTCTTTCTAAATTTCCTCATAATATGCTTTATCCAAGGGATCGGAGCCAGCAGATCAAAAGATATTCCCAGAAAGGCGCTCGTGATCAAGAACGCCAGGGACGAAAGCGAAGACCTTGACAGAAAAGTTGGGCTCAAGTAATGTTCAATCTGCTTGCAGTCAGCACCATCTAAATAGCACCGTCCCATGCTAAGTATCCAACTTTCAAGCGACGATTCCACCAGCGCACGCAGCAAGATGAGATTGACAAGGAAGAAGCAAACCATCTTGAGCAACGCAGCCCTCTGTTCCCCCGACACTGTGAGATGGAACTCAAACTTGGAGAAGTAGGACAGTACTGATGGGATGATAATATACATGCTGACGAAGATAAGGACATTGGGCAGGAACTGAAATATTATTGTCCAGAACCAGCTTGAGCCTTGAAGCCAAACGATCCACGACTTGGCTTGATCCATAGCCTCCACGTTGATGATCCGCGCCGCGTTCTGCATCCCGCTGAGTATCGACAAGGGTGAGCTGAAGAAGAGGAGCATCAGAATGAGGCAGGTGTTGACCGCGATCCGCCGCAGAGCTAGCGAGGTCTTGCTCATCCCGAGGTGATTCCAGTAGATGTCTGACGCGGGAGGCGCCCTCTCCACCCTCCACCGGCTCCTCTCGAGCTGGAGCTCCATCACCGGGAAGAACCGGCCGATGGGCGTCTTCTTCCTCTCCATCCGGAAATCCCTCACGGCCTTGTTCGCCGTGTACACGTCCTTGAACACGACGAACGCTATGCCAGCACCGGGGGCGCGCCCTTCCTTGTAATCCGACAGCTTGCTCCCGATCACGAGCTTACTGGTCTGCAGCTTCCTTAGACGTTCATCGTCGGTAAATCCAAACCTCTGCGCGGCCATCGCCCACAGCTCTTTGCATCTCCTGACGAACCAATGCGCTTCCAGCTGCCCTGTTGTTTGGTCGTGCACGAATTCGTGGAAGAGGCTGCGggcgtccatccttgcctcgagcCAGGAGATTTTGTTACGGACGTTCCCCCACTCTTCGGCGAGGTACTCTAGGGTGCAGAGGTCGAAGGGCACGATGACGCGGTACACCTTGCCAGGGTACTTGTGGTCGAAGTAATCCTTGAGGGGGGACCTGTCGGCGGCGAGCGACCTAGGGATGCCCTGGATCATGACGGTGAAGACGGCGACGGAGCTGGAGTTGGGGTCGCTGGGGTTGCCGTTGCCGTCGCGGAAGCGGGTGATGCGGAGGGCGTCCTCCATGCGCGAGATCCCGAGGTGCGCgatggcgacgacggcggcgacgaggaggaggtggagcCAGAGCAGCGGGGAGGCCCTGGGGATGTGGgcgatggtggtggcggcgaactggtcggcgatggcggcgtccCCGGCGAGGAGGTTGAGCGGGAGCGCGGCGGCGAGGGCCGCGAGCGAGACGGCGGCGAGGACGAGGAAGGCGGCGCGCTCGAAGAGCAGGAACTGCGCCGCGTCCGCGCCGCAGTGCAGCGCGATCTGCGGCGCCGTGGCGTGGTAGACGGCGAGCAGCTTGGCGGCGAGCGCGGAGGGGCCCGGGATGGCGCGGCGGTGGTCGAAGCGGAGCTTGACGAGCAGGAAGAGGAGCACGCAGGAGGAGGCGCCCACGGCGGAGATGTTGATGAGGTACTGGATGTTGCCGTACCACGCCTCCGGCTCCAAGGCCTCCGGCGCCGGCGCGGCCGGGCCCATCGCGCGGCGAGGGGGGCGAAACCCTAGATTTGTTTGGCCGGGGAGTACGCCGGCGAGGCCGCGAGATCCCGACGGGCGGGCAACGGGAGGTGGGCGAGCCGTGTCGGGGTGGCTCGCTGCAAGGTGGGGACGGCCGAGAGGCGAGGGGCAATGTTTTTTtcgctttttgttttgtttttccgggaagaagaagaaaagtgaAGTTTTGTAATCCTTGGAGGCGAAGGACTTGCAGACCATCATGCAACATGACTAGGACTCGTATTCGTTTCTTGTCAACTCAGTTTAGCTTTGTTTCATCATGACCCTGATTACTACCCTATACTTCCTTCAATCCAAATTAATTACTTTAGCTTTGGCTAGATGCAAATGCAGACGCATTTATCAACTACATATATTAACATGAATAGGGAGAAGTACTACATTTATTTCCAAAATGTCTCACCGAAAAGGAACGAAAGAGTATTATTAAGGTCTGCTGGAATTTACCTAGTTTAAGAAAATTATGTGATAAGTAATTTACAATGCAGGCCCCTCTTCATTCAGCTTCTGAATTGTTTTCCATTTGGTCAGTTTTTTTTCGCTCCTCTCTCCATCGATGAGGATGTCACTGGTCTGCCGGTCGGACTCATCTCATCGACCACCTCGCCATATCCTACCCTACAACTCGTAATCTTTGCTTGTGTATTTCGCCTTCTTAGTCCATTGCTCCAGCCTCTATATTGCCACTCATGAATACCATTATCCTCTAAAGCCAATAGGGCAACCATCACACATCGGTTCTATTGCATGTAAGCAACGAACGGAACCGGTCAACTCCATCATTTTCCTCTACACCCCCTCATCCTACTACTTTTGATGTATTTTACTCTTATGGTTGGATCAAATGGCACACAATCAATTTCACCGTAAGACGTGGAATGTTGTTGTTCTTTTTTTCCAATATTATATCCACAAGAGTGGAATTACACCATTTATTATAAATATATATACAACCTTTCTCTTAATAAAAAGTTGTCTACAAGGTTTGAAAAGTATAATGCATGTCATTGACAACGATGTCAAGGGATCCAGTGTATAAGGAATGCTATTCCTGCATCTATCCAAGTGTTGTGCACTTAAGGTATATACCCTAGCTCACTTTCCAAGCGAATAGTGTGAACAACTTGAGAAATGAATACAACCTTTTGTCGTTATTAGTTTGTGACTACAGGTAGTCGCCCTACTTGGTTGAGTAATTCATCAACAAACCTATATCCCATTTAAAACATCCAATCCTTTAGAAAAAAAGTTATGATGCACCTTCACCAAAAAAAGATAGCCATGTGGATTCTGCCTTGGGGAGGTACAGGAGCAAGTTGCTCAAAAGGGTAGTACATTACATTTTAGAAAGAGACAACATCGTTATTTggtttccattttattttgccttgtttAGAAAGGTGGCATGAAAATGGGAGATCAGTGCAACACATAGCTCTCCTGCTGGCACTTGTACCTATGCAAGCATGCTGAGCATTGAGGCACCGACAATAAATACTAGGGTACCCCTTTATCAAGAAAATACTACTCTCTCCAGTTCATAATACTTCCTGCTCCGGTTCATATTACTTACACTAGTATAGATGTATTTAGaactaaaatatatctagatacatctatattatttTAATTAATTTTCATACATTTATATTAGTGATAACTAATATCGATCAGAGGGAGTACTTTCAGCACATTTATATTTATGATTTGGAACATAAGCAGCATCACATCCATATGAATGATTGTGCTCCCATTTACTGTAGGATGTGAGAGTTTTCTCAAATTGCATACAATAATTGAGCAGTTTCAGGCTCTCTCTTTTGATGTTGCATTAGCACATGTTCTAAGCTGAAATAGTGGGGAACTTGACCTGAAAAATAAATCCATATTATGAACAGGTTAATCTTTGGTTATTGAGAGAAAGGGGCAGCATGGTGATTTTAAGAAATTCTCCACATGTTCATCAATGGAATAATTTTCCCTCATGGTCCGTCCCGGTGGTGTCGCTGCTTGGCACCGTTCGAGATGGTCGAGATGGATCGGCGGCGGCTGCCGCAAGAGAAAAACACCTTAAAGACGCCAAGCGCACCTTTGCGGTGTTGATTTTATCCCGCTGCAACACACGGATATTTGTTCTAATCAAAATAAAACTGTTTATAGAATCTTATCCAGTAGCAAATGGCGCCATCCTATAAAATGAAGCCCAAATTCGtgtccgagagataaaaaaaatctTAACGCTGGCATCCGCAAACACCAGAAGCCGACGCGCAGAGCAACACACAGGCTCCAAGCCAGCGGCAGCCAAAGAAAAATGGCCACGGCCCTCTCCCtgagcggcggcagcggcggcgggtcCCTCCTccgccgctcccccgcctccgccgcctccttGGCGCGCTGCCGCGTCGTGCCCCGCTCCTCGCGCCGCAGGGCCCCGACGCGGCGCCTGGCGGCGTCGCGCGCGGACGACTCGCAGCCGGCGCCGTTCGAGATGACGCTGGAGGGCGCGCTGAAGCTGCTCGGGGTCGCGGAGGGCGCGTCCTTCGACGAAATCCTGCGCGCCAAGaacgccgtcgccgcctcctgcAAGGGCGACCAGGACGCCGTCGCCCAGGTCCCTTCCCGAAACTTCTCGTCCACTCCATTTTGTTCCCTTTTCGCGTttgctctttcttcttcttcaagtGAGGGCGATTTATATAGTATAAAGGGTGGTTTGATAATTGCAATGAACTGCTAATTCTGGACGATCCTTAAAGGACGCTTTGATTGTTCCGGCGGGTAGCTAATTTAGGACGGGTAGCCGCCTTGATCATCATTTGGTAATGCAAGAATGGTGATGCATCTTACTACTTTTCATGCCCAGAAGCAAAATCTGGTTAaaatctactccctccgttcctatttAATTGACACGGGGGAGAGAAGGTTAATGAACAAATAACGTATTGATAGAAGTCAATTAAATCCGGACAGAGGTAGTACTTCCCTTAATAGAGAAGATCTTAGTTATATCATTAATTTAGGAAATTTGGGATGTATACTGGATCATTGCTCCCCTGCGATGATTTGATGAATAAAGGCTGTTAAGACAATCTAGTTTTGGTGCGCAGTGCGTTAGCTTATAGAGGTAACACTATTTTGTATATCCATGGACCATGGGGGGAGGCGATCATAGCATAGCTTGTACTGTCAACTTGTGGACTACTGACTTGGTTCATACGGAAGGAAGAAGTTTAAATTTCTGCATCTTCATTTCTACAAGCTACCCCCTGCTCAAATTTTGTACGCAACCTCGTTCTGAATTTTGGACCTTTGTAACCTTTCTTGTCCCAGTAAACTAGTTCTGATCCTTCTTGTCTGCTTGTGCAAGTTGTCCTCTTGATAAGTGCTCTTGCTTGCGGCTCTTACTCATGTCCATGCCCAACTTTTCAACTGTCCATTTCAAGACGGTTTCATAGACAGAAGTGGGACTCCTAAGAGAAACAGAGGACACTAATTTGTTGGCAGCATCTGTCTTTACATCTTCTAACACATTTTCTGCCATGTTTGACTCTGTTTCCTGTTTCGTTTCAGGTTGAGGCTGCCTATGACATGCTGCTAATGCAGAGCTTATCACGGAGGAGGGCTGGCAAGGTTGTTGATAACAGCATCCGTTACGCTGATGTGAAACCTATCAAAACTGCAGGATCAGCCCCGCAATGGATGCAGTCAACGTTGAAGAATGTGCCTGTGACAATTGAGCCTCCATCTTCGAGCAACCTGGGCATCCAATCGTCCATTTACGGTGCATTGGCGGTTTTAACATATGCTAGTGGAACCTCTACATCTTTACCGTCAGCGTACACTGGCCCTGATGTGCCTGGATTTATCCTAGCAACAGGATTCGGCGCTTCATTGTACTTTCTGACGAAGAAAAATATGAACTTAGGTAAAGTGTCAACTACTTTGATATTCGCCAGTTCTATAATGTCAGATGCTTTACGTTTCACGCAGTTCGAAATGCTCTTAGTTTCTGTAGAGTACTGACTTAAATCTTCTGAATAAAAACAAAGAAATACTGTAGATATTCCTACTAGTTTTGGACTTGCAGTATTACTACTTCCTATATCATCAGTTGTATTATCAGTTATATTAATATTATTAGAAAATCTAGTTCCGATAACCTGGGTGCATTAGTTATTCACATCAGCATAAATCATCTAGAGTTGTCACATCTGTACCATTTTCTGTTCTCTGGCTTATAGAAGTAGTGTTGTCATGGTAAACATAGAAACACTGTACAAACTCCTGCTAGTTTTGGACATTCATATATCACCGGTAGTATTTTCCAGTTACATTATTTATCTTATTAGTAAAGCTAGCTCTGCTCACCTGGGTGCGTAGGTTATTCAGCATAAAGTTTTTAGTGTTGTTATATCTGTAGCATTTGTTGTTCTCTGGCTTATAGGAGTAGTATTGTCATGGTAAACATAGAAACACTGTACATACTCCTGCTAGTTTTGGACATTCATATATCACCAGTAGTATTTACCAGTTACATTATTAATCTTATTAGTAAAGCTAGCTCTGCTCACCTGGGTGCATAAAGTTCCGGTCTTTCTAGTGTTGTTATATCTGCAGCCTTTGTTCTGGCTTTTAGAAGCAGTATTgtctttttttttgcgggggtaGAAGCAGTATTGTCATGGTAGATTTCTGAATAACTAAGTTCCTGTCTTATATATTTGCTTAATTGCTTTCAGTAAAAACAACATAAGAAGCATGGGATGAAACATTTAATTAAAAGGTTCTTTTTTAAGAATAGGGTAATGCAAATAATAGTTACTTACGGAGTATATGCTAAGAAAGGCCCTTGAACCAGTGCCACTTATAATCCATTTTGGCTGTAATGATGATTGAGAAATTAATATCACTAGGTCATGCTGGCTAGAAAGGTGGTTGGTATTGTTATCATAGTTAGACACCTGTGCTCTCATGCAACATCAACTTTTTAGGTTAGGTCAGCAGTTTCCCAAGATTGCATTGTTGTCCTGTAGTGTGCGTGCTTTTGGATTGTATTGCATATGAACTATTTTACAGTATTTAAGGTGAAAATAAGTGTTATTCGAGAAAGATAAATACCATGCTGAAAGTTTTTGTGAACTTCAGAGATGCCCTGTCAAGCAAATTTAGTTTGACAGATATTGTAGCAACAAACGAACTGTGTTCTGTAAACACTTATCGAGTGAAGACATAACATGACAAGATAGTGATTTGTTTCTTCAGAGTAGATCTGAAGATCAGAAAACGATTTTAGGGTTAAGATCTTTCATGTGATCACTAGATGAGCCTGCTTAGATATCCACCATCCTTAAGTTGTGTATATAGTTGACTTGCATCTCTTTACTACTTTCGGTGCCGGATATCCTGTCGAAAAGTTGCTAGCGAGTAAACATCTATGGATCTGACTGACATAACTCCACAAACCTCCAACCTGCTTTTGTGCTTGTCATAACACTGCCTACGTGCGGGACGAAACCTTGTCCAGCACCTCGATTACTGCAGCTCTTGTGTTGTGCCAACCTTCCTGCTTCGATTTAGAATGACATGAATGCCTCTGTGGTCCTCCTTGATGCAGGCAAGGCCGCATTGATCACCGCCGGGGGTCTCGCGGTGGGCGCGACGGTGGGATCGGGCGTGGAGAACTGGCTGCAGGTCGACATCGTGCCCTTCCTAGGCATCCACTCCCCCTCCGTCGTCGTCACTGAGTTCATCCTCTTCTCGCAGTTGCTTGTATCGCTGTTCGTTAGATAGGAAAATTCTTGAAGAAAACAAGCTGTCAGTTGGCCCTGTAATTAACTGAAACGGATGGAATGGGCATCTTTTGCACGGAAGATGCGAAGCAGCTGTGTATAGCGAACGGTACAGCGACATCCCTGTCCCTCATACTGCAATGATCACCTGTATCTAGTCCCATCTTAATTTCATTTTTCGGTTTCTGTTGCACTTGTTTCGATCTGGGAGTGAGGATAGCGAGGTGCACTCGCTGACAAAGTACATATCATTATTCCTGGGTGAAAAATATGTCTTCCTACCGATACCCTACACTGAACCTCGTATGCAGCCGAAGTTCTTCGAATCAGTAAAATTTACTTAATGAGGATATAAAATGTCGTAGAAATGTTCATAATTCGTCTGAAGGTGCATGATTATCTGTATTTTTTTGCGGGTAGGATGATTATCTGTATGATAGTGATAAGCTGAATGCCGTGTCCTTGTGCTGGGACCTGTGTGTGGTCTGAGCTAAGCTAATCCTGTTGGATCACTGTCCCAGCTGGGCAAATTCCAGGTCAAGTTCACAGCTCTGCACGTGCAGACGTGCTGCCCCGCTGTGCCAACCTCCCCTCCAGCTCCAGGGTCAGAATCCGCGTGATGTCCGGGTCATGTGATCGTGTCGGTTCCATGACCTTGGTCACTGTATCTCTATCATAAACACCATGAACCTCATCAGCATCATCGAGAGGCCGAGTTTGTTTCATGGCCCCCAGGTCTTTATGCCTGCGAATTATTGGGAGCAGTTCTCAACCTAACAAGGTCAATTCATGCACCCAACGTTTTGGTCTGCAAGTTATTATGATGCTTCCATTTCAgataagaaaaggaaaagagATGTGATGGACTATTGCGAAAAGATGTTCTGGACAAATTTACAGCCACCTGTTCTCTTATGGGTGGAAGAGAAAAAGGGTTAAGAATAAAAAAGAGAGGATTGCATTGCTAAGGAATAATCTAATCTTATACCTTGCCTATCAGTACACTAATTACCGGGTGGAGCAGCCTAATAAGCAGTCTTACAGGAGCAACAGGCTAGATCCTCCTAGCAACTGTTCTCATCTCCACATCTGCATTGCACACTCTGGAGATGcccatttttcttttcttttcggaACGGCTTCTGCTTCTTCAGTAGGTGCTGCTTAGCATGGTGGGTGCCGAGAACGGCGCGAGGGAGTTCGAGGGGACGCTCACACCGCCACCACGGACTGAGACCGACGGGCTCTTGCTCCACCCTGGTCTGCTGATGGCGTTCGCGTCGAGGAAAACTACGACAACGGTTATGTCGTCGTGGAAATGGCGCCGCACCCCACGCTCGATTTTCTTGAGGTCCGAGTATCTCATCTCCCTCTTCTTGGCTGCTTCTTGCATCGCGGCTTTAACCAGTTTCCGAGCGATCCCCTGGAGAAAAAAGAATTGCAGTTTTATTTTCAAGAATGGATGTAAATCATCTCATACCAGAAGCCCTAGGGATGATATATACAGCTTAAGTTTTTTTCCTTAGTAATGATAGTTTCAAATGCGATGAAAGTTAATATTCCATGCATGCTCTTACGTGAAACGATATGCATATACTCCGTATTTCCTACACGTCGACCATAAATCTAACGAAATGAAAGGGTACTCAGCCTTGAAAGAAATTTCAATAGATGCGAACTGGAGTGTAGGAGAAGAAAACATACATTACGAGGATTACTTTGGACAAGCTCAACTGCTTCCTGATTACTGAGGTGCTCCCATAGCCCGTCAGAAGCAAATATAACAAACTGATCATTCGGTTGTATTTGGTGTACAGTAATTGCAGGTTCAGAACTAAGAATTGGCTTCTTGAATGTTTCCCGGAGCCGAAACTTGCTATGAAGAGGTGTTCTGTTAAACTCTGGTTTTTTCAGATATACATCTCCTATAGATCTCGAGATCTGCAGAATAAGAGCTTAACTCATAAGGTACAATTTTTCTAAAGAAAAAGCAAAGGAGTAACCTACTGCATATTTATACCAATATAATACTCCAAAAGAGGATAATATTTACAAGAACATCATAAACCATATTATGCATGCGAAGTAATATGGCATGAAAAAAACTTTGCACTAAATGATGGTGTTTATCAGTTAGGCATAAAAACAGAAGTCAATGAAGTAACGTGTGGCTGTAGAATTCATAAATTTCTCATGTAAATTGTTGGTATGGTTGCTTTTCACAGAAAGCATCAACTCTAAGCTAACCCAGTCATATTGGAGGACAAGATATATGACCAAATCTTACCACACATTTACTTCTTAAATATAGGTAAAGTTACATCATGGTGATGCAACTATAATAAGTGCAGGTAACTTTAGCTCTGAAAACAAGGACTTACCCAATACCTAACTTTAAAAAGTAACACAGATGCAATAGCAGTTATCCACGCTCCACAATGGGAAAAGTGGAGCTGTAATGAGATCGACAAATGATGTCACATGCGTGATGACTTCTAATAACAAATTAGTTATGACAAGTCTAAATCTCCAGTGACAGGCTAGTTACTTAATCTTGTGCTTCTAACAGTAGAGAAGTTTGGGTACCTGGATGAGACCCTTCACACGCCAAACGTTGTGTTTGAGAACCACGATTTGTGGATCATCAGGATGTGATGACTGCAGCTCCCGCCTAACTTCCTCGTAGCACGCATTATGCTCAGCCGACAATTGCATGGCCACGACCTCACCAGTTGTCTTGACGATCCTTCCGAGGACCGCGCGCGAGTCGCCGGCATTCGCGATGTAGAGATTCCCGGAGCAAATTACGCCGACTAGGCAGCAGGAGCCTACTGCTGCAATCTGAGGCTTCCTAGCCCATTCCTTGGTGACTACAGAAAGGAAGCCATCCTCAGTTGCTTGGAAAGCTTTCCGGATCACGTCTGCTGACATGCACTTGTGTTCAGTTGCAAATCCTGGAAAGAAGATAGCTTATCAGACACTGAGACAGATAAGTAAGAAACACAACAATGTCAGAACAAAGAAAAAAACTTTTTTTTCTGATAGAAGTTTAGAACTCATGATATCTGTACTGAACTAACAATTTCTTCTTTTATTATTTGCAGAAGTGAGCACAATACCCAAAGTTGACACTTGATAATTGCATCATCATCAGCGCCTCCTATAGACTTAAAAAAAGGAAATAATCAGCAATAGCTTTCACATAGGCCTTACTCTTGAGATGATGGAacatgttgtcgttgatgaaCCGGGACGTCTCCGGGCCGCCATGGCCATCATAGACGCCGACGAAGGTGCCCTGCGGTCCGGGGTCGGCCATGGAGAGCGAGCCGGACTCCACCTGGCTCTGGTCCTCCAGCAGGTTATTGGCCTGCACCACCGCCATGGAGAACTCCCCGGTGGCCACCTGGCCGGCGTCCTTGTACCACAGCAGCCCGTCCTGCCGGCCGGCGGAATCCGATCCCTTCTTGCCCCGCCGTCCGGCCCGAGACCGCGCGCCCCAGCAAGACCTGAAGTAGTCCATCGCCGCCGCCATCCTCCCTCATCTCACCATCACCTCCGCGCAGCTCCTCGGCGGCATCACCCGGGGTCTCTGTATCCCCACCGTCCTATTCGTCCTGCCTGCGATTGAAACAAAACAGAATCAATACGAGTTTAAATCGATTTTCTTCCTGGATCGCAGGTAAGGATCAGGGCCATTATCTCATACGCATCAGGAACCATCCAGCCGGCGCAGAGTACGGAATCAGATCAAGAACAACCGAAGCTACCGATTGATCggaccaaggccaagaagaagcaCTCGCGTTTACTGAAATGGGGACTGAGGAAGGAGACGAGAGAAGAAAGCTCTCACCTTTTTCTGTGTCTCCAAGAACTCCCCGCCGAGTTCGTGCTCGGATTCTTGGAATCTACCGGGCAAGTGAGTCAGATCTGGACAGATAGCTATCTACGAACTCCCACGCGCACGAACAGCACGGATTAGTTGGACTGGTGGCTGCTCTCCGGAATCAAAAGAGAATCAAGCAAGCGAGCAGCTTGACAGAAAGAAAAATCCTCCTCCTCTCACTGTAGGTAGGTCTcctctactctctctctctctctcggtgGTCAGTGGCTCTTCGCCGTGCCCAATCTTGGAACGGCTACTTGAAGGA
It includes:
- the LOC127325702 gene encoding CSC1-like protein At4g35870, whose translation is MGPAAPAPEALEPEAWYGNIQYLINISAVGASSCVLLFLLVKLRFDHRRAIPGPSALAAKLLAVYHATAPQIALHCGADAAQFLLFERAAFLVLAAVSLAALAAALPLNLLAGDAAIADQFAATTIAHIPRASPLLWLHLLLVAAVVAIAHLGISRMEDALRITRFRDGNGNPSDPNSSSVAVFTVMIQGIPRSLAADRSPLKDYFDHKYPGKVYRVIVPFDLCTLEYLAEEWGNVRNKISWLEARMDARSLFHEFVHDQTTGQLEAHWFVRRCKELWAMAAQRFGFTDDERLRKLQTSKLVIGSKLSDYKEGRAPGAGIAFVVFKDVYTANKAVRDFRMERKKTPIGRFFPVMELQLERSRWRVERAPPASDIYWNHLGMSKTSLALRRIAVNTCLILMLLFFSSPLSILSGMQNAARIINVEAMDQAKSWIVWLQGSSWFWTIIFQFLPNVLIFVSMYIIIPSVLSYFSKFEFHLTVSGEQRAALLKMVCFFLVNLILLRALVESSLESWILSMGRCYLDGADCKQIEHYLSPTFLSRSSLSSLAFLITSAFLGISFDLLAPIPWIKHIMRKFRKNDMIQLVPEENEESQYMQNGEETNGLISPLMSERSDSDFLNGIAGHDLSMYPINRSFHMPKQKFDFAQYYAFDITIFALTMIYSLFAPLVVPVGAVYFGYRYLVDKYNFLFVYRVRGFPAGNDGKLMDRVLCIMQFCVIFFLAAMLLFFAVQGDSMKLQAICTLGLLVFYKLLPSGSDRFQPSLLEGMQTVNSFVDGPTDYEVFSQPELDWNLYQS
- the LOC127325713 gene encoding protein CHAPERONE-LIKE PROTEIN OF POR1, chloroplastic translates to MATALSLSGGSGGGSLLRRSPASAASLARCRVVPRSSRRRAPTRRLAASRADDSQPAPFEMTLEGALKLLGVAEGASFDEILRAKNAVAASCKGDQDAVAQVEAAYDMLLMQSLSRRRAGKVVDNSIRYADVKPIKTAGSAPQWMQSTLKNVPVTIEPPSSSNLGIQSSIYGALAVLTYASGTSTSLPSAYTGPDVPGFILATGFGASLYFLTKKNMNLGKAALITAGGLAVGATVGSGVENWLQVDIVPFLGIHSPSVVVTEFILFSQLLVSLFVR
- the LOC127325712 gene encoding LOW QUALITY PROTEIN: probable protein phosphatase 2C 28 (The sequence of the model RefSeq protein was modified relative to this genomic sequence to represent the inferred CDS: deleted 1 base in 1 codon), encoding MGRMAAAMDYFRSCWGARSRAGRRGKKGSDSAGRQDGLLWYKDAGQVATGEFSMAVVQANNLLEDQSQVESGSLSMADPGPQGTFVGVYDGHGGPETSRFINDNMFHHLKRFATEHKCMSADVIRKAFQATEDGFLSVVTKEWARKPQIAAVGSCCLVGVICSGNLYIANAGDSRAVLGRIVKTTGEVVAMQLSAEHNACYEEVRRELQSSHPDDPQIVVLKHNVWRVKGLIQISRSIGDVYLKKPEFNRTPLHSKFRLRETFKKPILSSEPAITVHQIQPNDQFVIFASDGLWEHLSNQEAVELVQSNPRNGIARKLVKAAMQEAAKKREMRYSDLKKIERGVRRHFHDDITVVVVFLDANAISRPGWSKSPSVSVRGGGVSVPSNSLAPFSAPTMLSSTY